The genomic stretch ATAATACAACCTAAATGGCGAGACTCTTGAGGAATCTAATGAGTTACTAAGACACAGccaataatttttttacatggcattccttgttctttttctttatgtgacatatatacacacatcagtATAACACTATGTATTTCAAGTATTCATTTGCACATATATAATGTGACATGACAAACTGTAATTTACTCTCTTTAGGGATCAAATCAAATCAACATATTCACAGCTAGAGGTTATAAAtctaattatatgttatatagaataagagaaaatttgGTATTTGAATACATTATTACTTACAACAGAAAGTTatcaaaaagtaaattttctaataaaatattgtccatattattaaaatttagagaaaatacgGACATGACTTATTGATTCTGTCTGAGAATCTCACTAAAACATAATCACAGGGTTCTAGGTCATAGGACTTCACATTGCATTGCTAAAGAAGCCAGCTACCTATAAATGTTATACACCTGATCATTATGTACAGAAATTTCTATTCTGACATGTTACACATTCTTAAGTTTATTGTATCATCTGAAAATATTATCTGTGGATTCCATACCATATGGTTAAATTCAAGATTTTATATGCATCCAATATTCTGCATGTGTAAATAAaatgtctgactccagagcctattCTAGAACTCATTCTCACATCGTCCTGGAGTTGTCTTCCTTAGAGCTATGTTATAAGATGACTCTGGGACTAACCCATGTGATAAATTATAACTTAAACATCCTTAGAGAGAATCTAAATATGGTTTCTGAAGTGCAAccctaccacttactagctatgtgaccattaaactctctgtgccttggtttcttcatctgtaacttTCATAGGGTTAGGCAACAGTTGAATGAATTAAATGTATAAAGTGTTAGAGCAACTGTGCCTGGTACATCTTAAGTGCTACCTGtgtttgttattactattattgtgttgATGTTTACGATGGGATTTGATGACTCAGTCCTGaacaatctcatttttttttccacccaggGTTGAATAATAGATTACTCTCACAGGAATCCATAGCAAATAGAGATCAAAGCACCTGATTTGTTACTGGTAAGCCTGGACTGCAAAATGAGCTTgagatgaaaactaaaaattataaataacttaAATGTCAGCAATGAAGTATTGACTAAAGCAATACAgctatatccatacaatagattACCATATAGTGACCAAGAGCTATACGCTAGAAGTAGGTTTATTAGCATAAAAGACATATTGTCTTTTGACAATTGAATTTTTCAATTCTATTTGGACTTGAGACAATAATTTCTTTTAGGAacaattttacatttgttttaaagagtTCTTTGCTAAGACCAATGGTCTACTCAAATATTTTTGGTACCAAAGTCTCTAAGGGGGGCAAAATTACCATTCATAAAGTATGGAGTGGGACCCAGAATGAGGAAAGTATGGAGACTAGCAAAAGGCAGGACAATGGGCAGTGGATGCTATTTGCTTTCAGAAAAATTATtggttttgttgggtttttttaaattactttttgttgaaaattattgCAGAGGTTAGGTTTAAAACCAAAACTGGTGCAGGGGAAAATAGAGAAAGCATGAATAAACGCACAGGCTGGAGTCAAATGATGGTCAATATGAAATAAGCCCTTAAGAATATTTAGAAGCTATGAGTGGGACTTTAAACCACTTATGATATATAGTTACATTATTCTGTGAAGCTTATTAATTCTAAGGGAAAAAAGTTTCTGCTTTAGTAATGGCCTAGTAATTCCTATTGATCCACACTTCCTGCAAGGGACCTCTCTAAACTCTGGGAATATATAAACAACCAACTACATAAAGATACTACAgactgaacaaaacaaagcaaggagGGGGATCCACACCTGGCAGAAGTAAAAGGCACTGAGTGACTTTCACAgttacatttttaagtaatcaggCCAGGCTGGTTTgctaaaatatagaaatgaacCTACAGTCTATCTGGCATGAGAAAGCAAAGAATGAGTCCAGAGTAAACTCAGCAACTGGAAAGTGAAGGGGGAAGAACCCTGGAGAAGAGAGAGTTATAGACAGGGAACTGCATATCTGGTATATAAATTCTATTCAAGTCTCTAGCTGACCTCTGAACTATGGATGTGCTGGAAAGACTCTAAACAGCTCAGTTAAggctaaaataattgaaatgagaTTGCAGGGCTTGGAGTTTGAGTTCAGccatgaaacaaaatatttgtacttTTCCATGGAACATAATAGAATCCAGAGACTCCACAGTATATTATTCAAAATGTCCAGAACATAATCCAAATTTATTAGATATGAAAAAGCAGGAATTTGTGGCCCATACTTAAGACAAAATGCAATCAATGAGCATAAATGTTGATATGACCCACCTTGTGAACTAGCAGACACAGATTTTAAGCATCAATTAAAACTATGTTCAAAGGTATGGAGGAAAATATAAGGGATGTGGCAATGGCATCTGGCgcatgtgtttgtatatatacactCTATTCTTTATATAAGACAGCAGTACTTATAAAAGCAGTGATGACAGAAAGTAGTCCAATCATGTACACTAAAAAGGAGCATTGAATTCAATTTTAAGGACGTTAATCCATAATAAACAACCATATAAAATATACCTTGCTAAGTTCTAGAAGGGCAATAAAAAATTAGATGTGGTTCTTCTAATCACAGACCTTAGAGTTCACTTGAATCTAAACAACTATGTTATAAGtgcaaaaataattcatttatttccagaTCTGCGGAGGAGATGACCTAAAGGAAGGTTTTCAGAAGGAGTGACAGATGACATGGGccttaaaaaatgcataaaatttttTGTATTTGGGCATGATGGGACAGGGGTGAGCATCCAGCTGTGCATAGTGAGAAAGTTCTGCATATAGAAGTGAGGTAACCATCTTTGGCTGGAGAGTATAGTTTGTGAAACTGGCAGTGGGAGATAACATATGATAATATTGGTGGGCCCAGATAGTGAAATGCTGGACCAAATAGCTTAGACAGGATTCTAACAACAATAAGGAaccaatcaaaagacaagatACCAAAGCCCAACATCATTTCCTTTGAAAACTACAAACCCAGAaagaatttccattattttttgtttataattcttaCAATCACCTAGTACAAAAAGTAAATGGAATAGCTCTTATAGTTTTAATGCAGGTCTCTTGTCTGCTGAGGGTAAAGCTACCAGGTGACAGACTTGGGCAAGAAAAGGATTAAGAATTATGCTATGAAATTACTTAACATTTTGGTTACAAGATATATCTAAGAGTTTGTGgttctataaaatatttcactgCCCTAATTAAAAGAGTCCCTATCTTTTGGGTAAGGGTAGGgaaaatttatttccaattttgcaAATTAAAACCCATGCGTAAAAAGCAAATTACAATTACGTTAGATGTTTCTAAGTTTgcagaaataagtaaacacttcTTTCCTAAGGCTCTTTTGTGGCCTTTTCTGATGAGGATATTCAGGAGattatgttttcagtttattATCAGGCAGGTATAAAATCAcactaaaatttcaaaaatattgacCACAAAGGCAAgtcatgaaaaaaatatcttaaagcctaataataagtaagaaaataaatcctttgtgagtaatgcatttttataatatCTCATTTGTTTGAATTATGTAAGCACTAACtgggaatattttgggtttttgtaCTGTCAGAATATATCACCAGAGTATAGGACAGAAAGGGCAATAGAATTTTGTCTTTGTACTCATAATACCTATTTTATCCTTCATGTTACAActaatcatttttttaacataacttattgtcaagttagctaacatacagtgtatacagtgtgctcttggcttcaggagtagattcctatgattcatcgtttacatacaacaacacccagtgctcatcccaacaagtgcccttctcaatgcccatcacccatttctgccccccttcccatcaaccctctgtttgttctctgtatttaagagtctctcatggtttacctctctctctatttgaaactattttttccccttctcttcccccagggTCTACTGTTAAGGTTCtcaaattccacacgagtgaaaacatatgatatctgtctttgtctgactgacttattttacctaGCATAAGTACAGCTAATGACTTTAAGGAAATGAGCATAGACATGTGGCCATGGACACATTTTGTTACATGTAAGTGAACTGTTATGTGAtacttatttgattttaaaaagctaatgtaGCATCCATTTAGTTTTTCCTATATTTGTTTTGTGGCACAGAGGGATGCCTGGATAATCTATATGAATATGCGcataaatatttcttacattttacaATTTCATAAAGTGCACTTTGTTTAGAACACTTCCTTCAGTGGTCTTATGTGATGTTCTATGAACATGAAAACAAGGCTCATTCCAGATGTAAGTCACTGTCTTTAAGATACAGTCGTCCAAAAGTAtttacctttgttttgttttgttttgttttgttttgttttgtcgtGCTTTGGGTTTTCTGATAGACACTTTGTGTTCCATAGCTCTGAGATTTTTGCaaatcttcttcttctctctctttgtgtaCTTTGGTAAAATCATTTATACCTAAATTCCCTAAGAGACAAGCTCAAACATGTCTCTCTTTTTGTCGAACCATCTCTTTAGGCTCCATTTAATTTGATTCTTTGCACTAAAAACCATGAAACAAAATAGGACTTATAATTACAACTTGACTCCAACTCATAatcaatacaaagaaatacatatagACATCCTTGAACTCATTACATTGCTTTCTTGCTTGTTGCTATGGTTGACTTTAAATTTTGTTCAAGACCACAATTTCTAACAATAATCTCTAATAGTGTATGCTTAATCTGTTATTCAGTTTTCACATTAAGTTAtaagattaaatgaaaaagaataacatagaGAATGTtgccaacatattttttttcgCAATCTGGTGATGATTAAATGCAGACTACTTGCTGCTTTatctatcttctatttcttttacacTGGTTGAGAAAGTCTTATAACACCTAGGGTTTTGGATTTATATGCTCAAGCACTAGACAATGCCAGTCCAGTTCCTTTCAATTCTTAGGTGAAGAAATCAGTAAATACTTCCCATCCTCTTCTTTTCACAGACTCCGGGCACAGCATGTCTTTAAAAGAGTGTCAAGTCTTTGCTTCTCTGATTTACGTCTATGAGTTAAATCAAATTCTAATTGGCCTACATCTGCACATGCAAAACAGTGTGTTACACAAGCATCTCACTTTTCCCTGAATGGAAACATCAGTCCATGACTTCATCTTCTAAAGGATGTCAGGGATTTGAATTGGTGCCTCAGCTTGCTCATTAACATCTCCCTGAAGTGATCTCCCATAAGGAAGTAGAAGACAGGGTTGACGGTGCTGTTCAGAAAGGCCAAAGGCCGAGTCACAATGTATAAGGAGTTGATGGTGGCCTGAGCACAGAGGGACTGCTTCCACTTTCCCAGGCGTGAAGCAATCCTCACATTCCGCATGATGTGGTAGGGAGTAAAAAGCACGGAGAAGATCACAACTGCCATGATGACTAAGGTGAGGGGCTTTTCAAAGGGCAAAGCAGTAGCAAGCTGTATGCTCCTCTGCTTTAAGAACAGAGCAATCTTGAAATAAAAGAAGCACATCACCAAAAGAGGAATGAGGAATCCCAAGAAGGTTAGACACATGCTATAAATGAGGTTGTATTTGGGGTCCCCAGAGCTTGCATAATCAATACAGTTGGTGCCATTGACAGCTATATTTGGATGTATAAGAGAAAGTATGGGCAGGAGCTCTAGGGTTACTAAAACCCAAATACCCAAAGAGATTAAAACAGCGAACTCTTTCTTTTGCAGAAAGTGTTCTCGGAAAGGATGCTTCATGAGCAGGTATCGATCAATGCTGATAAAAGTCAGAAAAAGGATGCTCGTGTAGAGGTTGGCATGAAGCACATATCGGTTGGTTATGCAGAGCACATCCCCATATGTCCACTTTCCTTGAGAATAACTTCTTATCAGCATGGGGAGGGTGCACAAAAAAGCCAAGTCTGAGATAGAGAGGTTAAAGAGATAAATGTTACTGCTATTCCAGTTCTTCAGACAGAAGAGGTAGCCAAACACAACAGTTGTATTTGCAAGGACTCCCACAACAAACTCGATCccataaaaaatggaaaggtagTACTTTTCCAGGGAAATCTCTGCTGCCAGCCAATTTTGGCAAGTTTCATTCCACGcctaaggaagagagagaaaagagaaggttgAAACACCAGCTTATGCCTAATGACAAAACTGCACataagtaataattttaaaaaaacacttaaaacttgAACTATGAAAGGTTAGTAAGgagtgcacatacatacacattcatatacagatatatcattaatatattattttaacaaatatttattaagtgcctttgAACTATGcactaggcactggggataacAGCAGTGAGTCAAACAAAGTTCTTAATCTCAAACAATTTATACTCTCTTGGGAAGAACCAGGATGCAAATAAATGCATGTCTTCTAACAGTAAAAAATGTCCCAGACATAAGGGGAAGCATGTGCAAATGCCCAGAGGTGAAAACACACGTAGAGGACTTGACAAATAGCAAAGAGGCCAAGAAATGGTGCAGTGAAGTGGAGCAACtagttcatttttctgtttccagcACCTCCCATGGTCCCCAGCACATCACAGTTGTTCACCCAATTCTGCTAAGTTAAATACAATTGAACCACAACCTAGGAGAGGAAACAGGGATTCTTATAACTCCGGTCCTGCTATTTTCATAGATTTTACTGTGTTTCCATATTGTCAAAGAATTGTGGTTATTTCACTCAATTTGTAAAGCATAATTCCAGTTTtataacatgatttaaaaaaattaaaatacggTGCTTCAATTcttagtaataatagtaatggtGGCCAAACTTGCTGAGATCCTGTAGGATATCTAAGCAACATCCTTGAAGTCGTCTGTAGCTTGTCTCCAATAACAAGTAAGCTACCAAGTGTTGCCTATAGTGTTTGGATGTTTCTTGACTCCATTACCATTGCTCCATCTCCTTCATCACCATTCTAGTCCAGGTCACCATCATCTTTATCTTGGCCTGTACTGTATCTTCTAGGGTCTCCTCGCATCCTCTCTGGCTCCCTTTCAACCTACCTTTGGCTTGAAAGCATGACAATCTTGAAAACTACAACCATAATTCTGATTCTCCTCAGCCAAAAGACTTAAGTGACTTTCCTCTGTCTAGGAAATAAATTCCAAATCCGTAATGACACGCATGACCTGGCTCCTGTAGGCCACTTCAGCCTCACCTCGCCTGACCCCCCTCCTTACTcatcttcttcctgttctttgatTGCACAGAGAACTTCCCAATGCTCAGTTCACTGAAACCCATCTCACTGACCTTTTCCCCCTGTGATCTTGCCCCATCACAAACACTGCCTTCTATCTGCACGTCCTTTCAGACTTCAGTTCAAGTGTGGATTTCCCAAGAGAGGCTTTCTGACCCACCCATCTTAACTTCAGCCCCCCATTCTATGTTCTCATTATAAACGAAGTTTCTTCGAATTTCTCACAACTTGATCACAGAGTTTATCTTCTACCTCTGGCATAGTGACTGCCAGATAGGGAGATGGTATGTAAAGGCTTGCTGCGTGGAAATGAAGGTAAACATTTGATAgtctaaaaaaaacattttttacaaatatttcctctaAGGTCAGAGAAGCAGTAAATCCAGCAAATTAAGCCCATTGCTCTATTTCACTCTAAAAGTTGACACTacacgtggggtgcctgggtagctcagtcggttcagcatccgacatcatctcaggtcatgatctcatagttcctgagttcgagccccgtgtcgggctctgtgctgacagctcagagcctggggcctgcttcagattctgggtctccctctctctctgcccctcccccacttgtgctctgtttctgaaaaataaacaaatgttgaaaaattttttaagttgacaCTACGCGTAAAATGACTAATATTTAAAACAGGCAATTGTGGTAGTTAGGTTGCTTTGTTTAGACACACATTTGTGGAAGGTAAGATTTCATATATATCTTCcagaatcaattttttaaattaaggtcaatttaaaaattatgaatttacCTCTGACGTTAATAAACATCAGAAAGTCTAGGAAATGTACCAAAGTATTAAGAGTTCTATCCCTAGGGATGAGATACCAGAtaactttttaatgttgatttatttttgagagagagagagagaaggggaggggcagagagagggagacagaatccaaagcaagccccATGTTGACAGCAGAGTCCAATTTGGGGCTCAGAcacatgaatcatgagatcatgacctgagccaaagtctggtgcttaactgactgagccactcaggtgccccaataccagataattattaatgtaatatatagagtatatataattaattatactatatatattattatatatagtatatactacatatattattaacataatatttagtatatatagtatatataatgtaatatatatagtatatatatagtttatagtatatatatatagtgtgtgtatatatatatatatatataatagagtcAGTTTATCTGGACTTTCTATTTGTTTCCCCAAATCAACATGTATTTGATATTATTAGGATTTCTAGAAATACAGCAACAAAATtcatggtcttttaaaaatatatataggctTTATTTTATAGGTCAGTCAGTGGCAATTTGCCACTATTATTTTTAACTCTATTCCCTGATGCTTTCAGCTCCATGACTTCTGGAAGTACATTCTTCCCAGCTTTCTATGACATGGCAGTCTTCTCActatcctcctttctctctttgtggACTATTTGCCCAAGCTTCAAATGTTGGAGCTCCTCAGAGCTCAGATCTGGGCAACTTCATTATTTGGGGAGTGCTCAAAAAAGCAGGTGCACACACTCAAAGGTATAGTAAGACAATAGAAAGTTTCCTTAAGACTCAGTTGTTCCACTTTGAATTTCcactttttctagttctttttctagtcctctctcttatttttctgacTACTCAGTTCTTAAAATGCATGGGCTGACGTCAGTAGCTTCTGTGCAGCAGGAAGGTTTGACTGCTATTGCAGAAAAAGACAGCCATGAAGACGTGCATTACTACATGTGCCCGATTCCCAATAACTAGCACTGGGGCAAGTCAGGGGCCGTGCTGCCACCATGGAGAAGGCTTTTTCTGCTTCAAGCTGTCCCATGGGAATGGAGATTCAGGGAAGTAGCAGGGATACAGCATATCAGAACTGGAATAAGGAAACTGAATGACTAGTCACCTTTGTCTTGCTTCTCAGAGCggttgctttatatttttagttttattttaaaaataactgaaaaatgaatGTTATTCTGTAACACTAAGAAGGTACAGGTAGgcaaaaagaaggaatgaaaattaaTTGTCTGTAAACCAACTAGTCCTCATATCTGGATACCTGTttacagtttaatattttttatttgaatttattttttatagaaatgagATTATCCtctttatgatattttataatctgctttttggtactttatttcattcttaaagtAATTTTCTTAAGTTCTTAATAAATGGTGGTTCATGAAGGTCAGGCTGTCTTATATTTGCAGGCCAGTTTAAGTCTCACTGAGACCCATAATTTTCTGGGTGCTAGAGTCCAAATTAGATGATGTTTATAGTCTAATGTGTTTTAGTGTGGCCATTATAATTATACAAATTGATGAAGTAAGCTGATCCTTTAAGGAAAATTCTCAGTTGAAGGGATATTCCTTCACGAAAAATTAATATTCTCTGTTCCACTTTCTCgtggttgtgtttttaatttttaggaaatagAAATCATGATAAATAGGTTTTAACTGTTTTgggtgaattatttatttattttagctattgGTAATTGAAGTGAAATCTTTAATTATATATCCAAACATATATCTAAACCTGTTAGAACTATTGAATTACAAGCAATAGTCAATACACACATAAGCAGATAAGTAGtactcatttttaatttggattaatGTTTCTTTCACCTTAATTgtattcagtcttttaaaaatgtacactattgaatcttaaatttaaaagtatatttgacAGCTTATTagcatttaaattgttttttacaaTCATTATAATTAAACAAAGATTACTTATGCATTTTAAACCTTAACTGCTTCTTTAAGGCAAATTTACATGGCAGTATGAGTCTTTTTTAACAAATTGCTATTTTCATTAATAAACaacttgaatgaaaaaatatatattcacactGAAAAGATACAATCACTTAATATTGATAActtgtttttttgtatattccaGAATTTATACTATAAGTCAAGGTATTAAAAAGTAAAGTACCAAATTATGTTTATGAATTAAAGAAAACTCACCAATTATAAAAAGTTCTGGAAGGTAAAATATCAATGGCTTCTGcaatttgtcatttttccttAGTGAATTACTTTCTTGAAAAATTGTAACTTTTGCAACCATAATTGTAATTTTAACATAAATGCTAAATTTAATCTTTAGAATAACTTAAGATTCCCTCTAACATATTATTTTCTAAACGTGAAATATTACATGTGGTTGATTTTGTCATACAATTTAGAAACTTCACATTTTTTCTGTAAGTAGTTACATTTAAGCAAATCTGATTACTCTTTTTTGTTGAAATATGTTACCAAGACATTAGCAAATGTAATAAAcctctttaaataaatttagtatttggcaattaaaaaaagacattcaatttagtgaaaaataaatgtaggagAAAAAATTATGACTTCCTTTTAGTTTCCTTTATTGTTCTTCATGTTATGAATGACAGTTCAGACAGttcatttaaacattatttaaaacctTAACTGCTTATAggccatttaaaaagaaaccccTGAGGGAAGTCTGGCATTACTTTGTACACCTGGGTGACATGAGTTGCATTATAACTTACCATTCTGTTGGAAGGCCCTGATCCCTTGACGGAAACTCTTTGCCAGCAACCTGATAAAGCTTCTAACCCAAGACTGTGCCGCTGGACATAGTGAAGCCTAATTTGCATATCATGCAGACAAGATTAATAATTCAAAAGTCCAGAAATAATTTATTCAGTTGAACTCCCAAGTCCAGTTCAAGGGGAAATTCCTGTGAAGTTGAGACACAAAACAAATTACTCATGTcacaaaaagattttgaaaagacTACTGTTGAAATCATCTTACTCACTATCAAAACAACAGAGAAGCATTGGTCATTTTCACGTTTACTTGCATATTGAAAGTTAGTATAGTTTATATTGGATATACAATTGCTTCtgctttttttatgctttttctttatttttcaaattgacaatttttaatgaattctatGTTGGGCATATAACTAAACAGCTA from Panthera uncia isolate 11264 chromosome C2, Puncia_PCG_1.0, whole genome shotgun sequence encodes the following:
- the SUCNR1 gene encoding succinate receptor 1 codes for the protein MQIRLHYVQRHSLGLEALSGCWQRVSVKGSGPSNRMAWNETCQNWLAAEISLEKYYLSIFYGIEFVVGVLANTTVVFGYLFCLKNWNSSNIYLFNLSISDLAFLCTLPMLIRSYSQGKWTYGDVLCITNRYVLHANLYTSILFLTFISIDRYLLMKHPFREHFLQKKEFAVLISLGIWVLVTLELLPILSLIHPNIAVNGTNCIDYASSGDPKYNLIYSMCLTFLGFLIPLLVMCFFYFKIALFLKQRSIQLATALPFEKPLTLVIMAVVIFSVLFTPYHIMRNVRIASRLGKWKQSLCAQATINSLYIVTRPLAFLNSTVNPVFYFLMGDHFREMLMSKLRHQFKSLTSFRR